In Prinia subflava isolate CZ2003 ecotype Zambia chromosome 8, Cam_Psub_1.2, whole genome shotgun sequence, the genomic window TCCCTGTGtctcctccttcctgcagcatcccctggAGCCAGGCAAGGGGGGAAGAGGTTCTCAGTGgccactgagcagagctggcccGAGCCCTGTGGCCACAGGTCAGctggaggcacagcccagcttcACCCCCCTCTTTTTGCCTGGGTTTCGAGCCAGAGCCCTGGCCCAGAGGGATCCTTTCCCAGTGGCTGCCCTTGGAGTGCCAGGACACCCTGGCTGCCAAGGACTGGCCCGAGATCCACCAGCTCATTCCTCACAGCCCATCCACCAGCTGCCGGCCCCGCCAGCTCCTGGCCAGCTGGGCTCTGTCCAAAGCCATAGCCTAAAGGTGAAACATTTGTTCCAGTTACCTGAGCCCTCCACTTCCTCACAGCCAGCCATTCCAGCCTCCCAGGATTTATGGTGGCTGGATTATCTCGGGATGAGCTTTTTCCACGCTCCTGTCAGTCCCAGGGGGTGTTTTTGCCTCTCTCAGATTCCCTTGcatccccctctcctccctcttcccctttgCCAGCGCGTTTGATCCTGCTGGTTCCCTTCTTCCATCAGATTTCCtggagcactgctgggagctgtgtgaggCTGGATGGAGGGAGAAGGGACCCCTCAATGGAGGATCCTTAAATCCCCCCAGGTCCTCAGTGAGCCTGGAGCCCCCACAGGAAGATGTTCAATGTTAGTGAAGGTTCCTGAGGAACATTTTTCCCGtggttttccatttttccatgtCTCCTCccattcctctgcactctgcagggtgggcagcagtggcaggtGTCCACCCAGgggctccaggctgtgaggaaCTGGAACCAAGGATTTGGGTATTGGAAATCAGCACCTAAAGGTGTTTATTGTCCCTCCTACCCCACCCCTGCTCCTCGCTGTGGATCCCTGGGGGGAAACGTGATGTGAATCCAGGCAGGAAATGTGTGGGATCCTCCCTGgtcctgtgctggcagaggagcCCAGAATGGGCCTGTGGGACCATTTTTATTCCCTGTGCATTCCCTGACCTGGCTGTAACCCCGGGCACTGCCTGCCTCCTTCTCCCTTTAGTTTCTTATCAGTGCTCTCAACAGCTTCCTGCTTCCCTGTCTCCCTCAGACCAAGGTGGGCATCAAGGAGAACCTGAAGGACGAAATCATCAACTACAAATTCAAGACCTCTTTCTTTGATATCTTTGTGAGTATCTCAgcctcctgcagggctctggagctcgctggggc contains:
- the LOC134553723 gene encoding uncharacterized protein LOC134553723, whose translation is MPGTPNSSLTAHPPQTPPKNHHPKLSLCLLQHPLEPGRGGRGSQWPLSRAGPSPVATGRSAGGTAQLCPLLFTPFLCIKAHPRLGGIPSQSQLVACAALGVPGHPSARAWHPKLILNSPPTRNTPQNHHQSSPCVSSFLQHPLEPGKGGRGSQWPLSRAGPSPVATGQLEAQPSFTPLFLPGFRARALAQRDPFPVAALGVPGHPGCQGLARDPPAHSSQPIHQLPAPPAPGQLGSVQSHSLKVKHLFQLPEPSTSSQPAIPASQDLWWLDYLGMSFFHAPVSPRGCFCLSQIPLHPPLLPLPLCQRV